TGGGCAAAGTCAAAACGCAACCGCGCTGAATCGTTCAAAGAGCCTTTCTGAGTGACATGACGACCTAACAACTGACGCAATGCTTCATGCAACAAGTGAGTCGCTGAGTGGTTTAACGCGGTCGCGTCACGCACTTCAGTGTCGACCTTGGCTTCAATCAAATCACCAGCAACCACCGAACCAGACTTAACCACACCGTGGTGCAAGAATAAGCCGCCATCTTTGGTGGTATCAGTTACCTGGAAACTACCAGTTGCCGTCACCAGCAAACCTTTATCGCCAGCCTGACCACCTGATTCCGCATAGAAAGGCGTTTGATCGAGGATCAACAAACCCTGATCGCCTTCACTTAATGCTTCAGATTTCTGATCGCCCGCATATAAATGAGCAATCTGTGAAGATCCAGTCCGATGCGCATAACCGGTAAATTCGGTTTTACCTTCCAGCTCCAAACCTTCAGGCCGGTTGGCTGCAAAATTACTTGCCGCACGCGCACGCGCTCGCTGCGCTGCCATTTCTGCATCAAAACCGGCCTGATCCAAATCGAGATCTCGCTCACGGCAAATATCAGCCGTTAAATCGAGTGGGAAACCGTAAGTGTCATATAACTTGAACACGGTTTCGCCTGGCAATACTTTACCTTCAAGTTCAGCAATCGCTTGTTCCAGGATTTTCATACCCTGATCCAAGGTGCGCGCAAACTGTTCTTCTTCGATCCGCAGTACTTTTTCAACCCGTGCTTCAGATTCCGCCAGCTCAGGGAAGGCTTGGCCCATCTCTTTAGCTAATGGCGCAACCAGTTTAAAGAAGAAGCTGTCATTCAGACCTAACTTATGACCATGGCGCACTGCGCGACGAATAATTCGGCGCAATACATAACCGCGACCTTCATTAGAAGGCACCACACCGTCAACCACCAAGAAGGCGCAAGAACGGATATGGTCAGCAATTACCCGCAAAGAGCGGTTTTCCAAGTCGTTAAAATCAGCCAGCTTAGCGACGGCTTTAATCAGACTCTGGAATAAATCGATATCGTAGTTATTGTGAACGTCCTGCATCACTGCAGCCAAACGCTCCAAGCCCATGCCAGTATCGATGCAAGGCTTTGGCAACGGCGTTAATACACCCTTGTCATCACGGTCGTACTGCATGAAAACCATGTTCCAGATTTCGATATAGCGATCGCCATCTTCTTCTGGAGTACCTGGAGGACCACCGGCAACATCAGCGCCGTGGTCATAGAAAATTTCAGAACAAGGTCCGCAAGGGCCGGTATCGCCCATTGACCAGAAGTTGTCCTTGGCACCGCAGCGAGAAAAACGCTCAGCGGAAACGCCCATTTCCTTTAGCCAAATATCTTCAGCTTCTTGGTCATCTTCATAAACGGTGATCCACAATTTTTCTTGTGGCAGGCCCATTTCTTTGGTCAAAAAGTCCCAAGCGTATTGAATCGCTTCACGCTTAAAGTAATCACCAAAACTAAAATTGCCGATCATTTCAAAGAAGGTGTGATGACGCGCGGTATAACCGACGTTATCCAGATCGTTATGCTTGCCACCGGCACGCACACAACGCTGGGAAGTCGTCGCCCGGGTGTAGTTACGAATATCATCACCCAAGAAAACGTCCTTAAACTGCACCATGCCAGCATTGGTAAACAGCAAGGTCGGGTCATTGCCCGGAACCAAAGGACTGGATGGCACACGCTGGTGACCACGCTCTTCGA
This sequence is a window from Pelagibaculum spongiae. Protein-coding genes within it:
- the alaS gene encoding alanine--tRNA ligase; the encoded protein is MDNRFVSSADLREAFLNYFEERGHQRVPSSPLVPGNDPTLLFTNAGMVQFKDVFLGDDIRNYTRATTSQRCVRAGGKHNDLDNVGYTARHHTFFEMIGNFSFGDYFKREAIQYAWDFLTKEMGLPQEKLWITVYEDDQEAEDIWLKEMGVSAERFSRCGAKDNFWSMGDTGPCGPCSEIFYDHGADVAGGPPGTPEEDGDRYIEIWNMVFMQYDRDDKGVLTPLPKPCIDTGMGLERLAAVMQDVHNNYDIDLFQSLIKAVAKLADFNDLENRSLRVIADHIRSCAFLVVDGVVPSNEGRGYVLRRIIRRAVRHGHKLGLNDSFFFKLVAPLAKEMGQAFPELAESEARVEKVLRIEEEQFARTLDQGMKILEQAIAELEGKVLPGETVFKLYDTYGFPLDLTADICRERDLDLDQAGFDAEMAAQRARARAASNFAANRPEGLELEGKTEFTGYAHRTGSSQIAHLYAGDQKSEALSEGDQGLLILDQTPFYAESGGQAGDKGLLVTATGSFQVTDTTKDGGLFLHHGVVKSGSVVAGDLIEAKVDTEVRDATALNHSATHLLHEALRQLLGRHVTQKGSLNDSARLRFDFAHPEAVTAEELLQVERLVNRKIRENLKVSTEIMTPEQAQEKGAMALFGEKYGSEVRVLTMGDFSMELCGGTHVERTGDIGYCKIVSESGIAAGVRRIEAVTGEAAEAWVTAQSDRINSVSAMFKAAPDELADKAKQNLERVRELEKQLRQMNEKLASNAGNDLLSTAIDVEGVQLLVSKVEGDGKGLKDLNDQLKSKFDKGVWLLAAVNGDKVSLLAGVSKSLIKTVKAGDLVNFVAQQVGGKGGGRPDMAMAGGSEPAALDGALAGVEQWLNQRLAG